Below is a window of Dietzia timorensis DNA.
CTCGCCGGCGGCGGGCTGGACGTTGTCGCTGGATGTGCTCAATGTGCCTGATCGCCCCTATGCTGCGTTCGGATTCGGTCTGTACGTATGTGCGGTACGCGCGTTCCGCACGGTTCCGGGCTCACCCCTGGTCCCGCGGATAGCCTATCGACCCAACCAGTCTAAGCCCGAATGGGTATTCTGCCCTGGTGGGCGTAACCTTGGGGCCGTGGACACTACGGCAACTTTTGTGGTGAGCGTGCTGTTCCAGGTCGTGTTCTTCGTCCTGGGAGCGGCGCTACTGGCCGGCGGCATCGCCGCCCTTCGCGAGCGGCTGCCCGGCAACTCGTGGTTCGGCGTGCGCACGCCCGAGACGCGCGAATCGCCGGAAGCGTGGACGATTTCGAATAAAGCCGCAGCTCCCGGCTTCTTGGCTGCCGGTGGGGCACTGGTTCTCGCCGGGCTCGGGCTTGTACTTGTTGACGGCGTGGTGGCCGTCGCTATTGCTGTGCTCGGGGTGCTCGTCGCGCTCGGAATGGCCTCGTTCGCCGGGCTGGCCGGGTCGAAGGCCGCCGCGATCTGGCTCGACAACGCTCGCCGTACGGGCACGCTTCCGGAGTCGATGGACCCGAACGCGATGTCGTCGTCGTGCTGCTCCGCCGGGGGAGGATCCGGCGCTGCTGGCGAGACCGCGTCGGTCGGCGCTTCGGCTGGGGCTGCGTCAGCCTCGGGCTCGAGCTCGGGCTCGGACTCGGGCGCGCCCGCCTCGGACTGCGGCGTGACAGGCGGCTGCGGCAGCTGCTCACTCAAGGGCATGTGCGCGCCGGAGGGTTCGCACCAGCACTGAGCGCGCCCGCGGCCTTCCGCCGAGTTGCACAGTCAAATATATCGGCTACCAGGGAGGATGCACGTCCGAGTTGAAGAAGTTGGGACTGATCGGCGGCACCGGACCGGAGTCGACGCTCATCTACTACCGCCGGATTATCGAAGGCGTGCAGGCGGCCACGCGCCCGGACCTTCTCGCGCCGATGACCAT
It encodes the following:
- a CDS encoding SdpI family protein, which encodes MDTTATFVVSVLFQVVFFVLGAALLAGGIAALRERLPGNSWFGVRTPETRESPEAWTISNKAAAPGFLAAGGALVLAGLGLVLVDGVVAVAIAVLGVLVALGMASFAGLAGSKAAAIWLDNARRTGTLPESMDPNAMSSSCCSAGGGSGAAGETASVGASAGAASASGSSSGSDSGAPASDCGVTGGCGSCSLKGMCAPEGSHQH